One Candidatus Symbiobacter mobilis CR genomic window, GACCCGCTCGGATGTGCGCAGCGTCTCGCCTGTCCATCTGGAATATCTGGCGAACATGGGGGTGCGTGCCTCGTTCTCCGTCCCTATCCGGATTGCCGGGCGGCTGTGGGGCCTGGTTGCGTGCCATCACCGTACCCCTTTGCCGCTCACTCCCGATCATCGCAACGCTTGCGTGATGCTCGCCAGCACCTATACCTTGGGCTTGTCGACCTATATCTCCAGCCACCGGCTCAAGGTCATCGACAGCCTCGACCGCAAGATCGATGCAGTCTTGGAAAAATTGGGTACCTACACCGACCCGCTTGACGGCATTGAAATCAACGGCCAAGCCTTGTTGGACACCGTAGGCGCCAACGGTTTCGCCATGGCGATCAAAGAAGATGTCGTCATCAATGGCGACGGCCCGGGGGTGGATGGCCTGAGCGTGATCGATGACTGGTTCGTCAACCACTGCAATGAGCTGGTGCTGAGTTCGGATCATTTGTCCGACCTGTTCCCCGATCGGCCCGAAGTGCTCCATGCAGCCAGCGGCATGCTCGCGATCAAGGCCCAGTCCCCACGCTCGGGCTGGGTGCGGTTTTATTGGTTCCGCGAAGCCGAGCCTCAACACGTGGCATGGGCTGGAAATCCCAACAAGCCCATGATCGAAAATGCTGGTGCCATGGCACTCTCCCCCCGCCGCTCTTTCGAGCGCTGGGTGGAAATCAAGAGCGACTACAGCCGTCCATGGTCCCGCGAAGAGCAGATCGTGGCCGCCAAGTTCCGTAACAACCTTCTACGCTGGCTATGACTGAAGAAACCACTCCTCCGGCCAAGACTGAGCTGCACCGCCGTATGCGGCAAGCAAGCAAGTTGGAGCACCGTACTATCGACCACCACCCTCTGCTGGCCCCGATGCTCAAGGCATCCCTGACCAAAGAACAGTATGCCCAGGCACTGGGAGCGCTGCACAGCGTGCATGCGGAAGCAGAGTCGCACATCCATGCCACGCTGGACGCGCATCCCGAATGGGCGGGGTTCCGGCCCCGGCGCAGGCTGCATCTGCTCGAAGCCGATTTGCAGGCGCTGGGTGCGCAGCCTTTTGCCAGCCCGGTGGGTTTTTCGGCCCCGCGCAGCATTGGCGAGCTTGTCGGCTTGCTGTACACGGTCGAAGGGTCGAACCTGGGTGGGCAGGTGATTGCACGCACTGTGCGCGATTTGGGCCATGGGGATCTCCCCATGCAATTCTTCGATGGGCACGGCGAAGCAGCGCGGGAACTGTGGGAGCAATTCCTGCAGTACGCCAACCGAATGTGCCCGGAGGAAGAATACGACGTAGCAGCCGCGACGGCCTATAAGCTGTTCAAAAGCATCGAAGCCCATCTCGACAAGGCTTGGGCAGCAGCGGGGCAGTGACGCAGGACTGGTCACTGCGCCTTGCCGAAACCCCAGTCTGAATGCTGGTTCTGGTTGGTTGCTGTGAGCATCAAAGGATTGGCGCGCCCTTGCTGGGCGCGTTTTTTTTGGTGCGTTTGCCTATGCGGGGCGCGTGGCTTGGCGCAGGCAGGATATGGCAGACGGCAGACGGCAGACGGCAGACGCTAACGGCATCACCCAAGCTCTGACCAGATCAGCGGCGTGCAGACACCGGTACTGGCGCACCGCCTGGCGGGGTGAAGACGATGCCTTGCGTAGCGTCGAGTGCAAAAGTGCCCTGGCTGAAGTCCTGGGGCATCGTCGCAGTGTATTTTCCGAAGGTCAAAACGACGGATCCTTCCACGCCTTGTTTGACTTCGATCCTTGCCAACTGGGCTGCGGCGATTTCTCGTTTGAGTTCTACCTCCTCGGCCAAAGAATCCCCCCAGACTTTGATCGCATGTTTTTGCGACTCCTTCACGCGCGCGAGCATTCCTCTGGGGTCACCCGATGCCTGTAACTGCCGCACCAACTTGGCCAGGTTGGACGCGCTGGCTTTTTCCTCCTCGATGCGATGTAACAGCAAGGCATACTTTTCATCGAGAGCGGAGTGATCCCCGACGATTACCCGCGTCTTGGAAGACTGTGTAGAACCCAA contains:
- a CDS encoding GAF domain-containing protein, which produces MTDMILIEKMLRGCEAEKLHLSGAIQPFGALLCLQSEGGTISHASANLAEFLSLDPQAVIGRTLDQVVPSLSRAISVLATTPGETAVVRNVMQNAQGHIDALLIRGEDFVVVELEYNTPPAEPIPVQHLQQPFLSAPQSAEDCDRYHQHLVESFRKVIGYDRIMMYRFTPDWSGEVVAEATAPGVGSYMGLRFPASDIPAIARNIYMLNPARMIPDTQAMPVPVLGSEERVPDLTRSDVRSVSPVHLEYLANMGVRASFSVPIRIAGRLWGLVACHHRTPLPLTPDHRNACVMLASTYTLGLSTYISSHRLKVIDSLDRKIDAVLEKLGTYTDPLDGIEINGQALLDTVGANGFAMAIKEDVVINGDGPGVDGLSVIDDWFVNHCNELVLSSDHLSDLFPDRPEVLHAASGMLAIKAQSPRSGWVRFYWFREAEPQHVAWAGNPNKPMIENAGAMALSPRRSFERWVEIKSDYSRPWSREEQIVAAKFRNNLLRWL
- a CDS encoding biliverdin-producing heme oxygenase, whose translation is MTEETTPPAKTELHRRMRQASKLEHRTIDHHPLLAPMLKASLTKEQYAQALGALHSVHAEAESHIHATLDAHPEWAGFRPRRRLHLLEADLQALGAQPFASPVGFSAPRSIGELVGLLYTVEGSNLGGQVIARTVRDLGHGDLPMQFFDGHGEAARELWEQFLQYANRMCPEEEYDVAAATAYKLFKSIEAHLDKAWAAAGQ